The following proteins are co-located in the Arcobacter sp. LA11 genome:
- a CDS encoding MarR family winged helix-turn-helix transcriptional regulator translates to MNYALKNSIAYRFIRGANSVNKTLNKKLSPYDIAIEQRATLEIIKFESNVNQTTIANLLGKDKTTISRSLNSLEKKGLIRKSETLGDKRSNNIELTNEGEIILEETISEVTSFRESLNEKLTQEEIKMFFKIIDKLEL, encoded by the coding sequence ATGAATTATGCTTTAAAAAATTCTATAGCTTATCGATTTATACGTGGAGCAAATAGTGTTAATAAAACATTAAATAAAAAATTAAGTCCTTATGATATAGCAATAGAACAAAGAGCAACTCTAGAAATTATTAAATTTGAATCAAACGTTAATCAAACAACAATTGCAAATCTTTTAGGAAAAGATAAAACTACAATAAGCCGTTCTTTAAACTCTTTAGAGAAAAAAGGTTTGATAAGAAAATCTGAAACCCTAGGGGATAAAAGAAGTAATAATATTGAACTAACAAATGAAGGTGAAATAATACTTGAAGAGACTATATCTGAAGTTACTTCTTTTAGAGAATCGTTAAATGAAAAATTAACTCAAGAAGAAATTAAAATGTTTTTTAAAATTATTGATAAATTAGAACTCTAA
- the ilvD gene encoding dihydroxy-acid dehydratase, which produces MRSDEVKKGFDRAPHRSLLRATGLQDEDFEKPFIGVANSFIELIPGHFFLDKVSAIIKEEIKANGCVPFEFNTIGVDDGIAMGHDGMLFSLPSRELIASSIETVMHGHKLDAMIAIPNCDKIVPGMIMGALRVNVPTVFVSGGPMEKGYTKDGTPIDLATAFEAVGQHEAGEISDEELHDIECNACPSGGSCSGMFTANSMNTLMEAMGIALPGNGTILALTPEREVLYRQAARRICEIAKDNASREKYKLRNILNENAVRNAFAVDMAMGGSSNTVLHMLAIAREAEVDFNLEDINKISKRVSHIAKISPSLSTVHMEDINKAGGVNAVMKEMTKRGDDILLDNPTISGETLLEKIADSYIKDTNIIHTIDNPYSEVGGLAILYGNLAEQGAVIKTAGITGERVFTGKAVCFDGQPEAIAGIVGGKVTHGDVVVIRYEGPRGGPGMQEMLAPTSLIMGMGMGDTVALITDGRFSGATRGASIGHVSPEAAEGGMIGLLKDGDEIHIDVDQYILSVNLSDEEIAKRKAEFIPLKKPLTSKWLGQYRALVTNASSGAVLKTDL; this is translated from the coding sequence ATGAGAAGTGATGAAGTAAAAAAGGGCTTTGATAGGGCTCCACACCGATCTTTATTAAGAGCAACAGGTTTACAAGATGAAGATTTTGAAAAACCATTTATTGGAGTAGCTAACTCTTTTATTGAATTAATTCCAGGACATTTTTTCCTAGATAAAGTATCAGCTATTATAAAAGAAGAGATTAAAGCTAACGGATGTGTTCCATTTGAGTTCAATACTATTGGTGTAGATGATGGTATTGCTATGGGTCATGATGGTATGTTATTTTCACTACCTTCAAGAGAATTAATTGCAAGTTCTATTGAAACTGTTATGCATGGTCATAAGCTTGATGCTATGATTGCAATTCCAAACTGTGATAAAATTGTTCCAGGTATGATTATGGGTGCATTAAGAGTAAATGTTCCAACTGTATTTGTATCTGGTGGACCAATGGAAAAAGGTTATACTAAAGATGGTACACCTATTGATTTAGCGACAGCTTTTGAAGCAGTTGGGCAACATGAAGCAGGTGAAATATCTGATGAAGAGTTACATGATATTGAGTGTAATGCATGTCCAAGTGGTGGTTCATGTTCTGGTATGTTTACAGCAAACTCGATGAATACACTTATGGAAGCTATGGGTATTGCTCTTCCAGGAAACGGTACTATTTTAGCTTTAACTCCAGAAAGAGAAGTATTATATAGACAAGCTGCAAGAAGAATCTGTGAAATTGCAAAAGATAATGCTTCAAGAGAAAAATACAAATTAAGAAATATTTTAAATGAAAATGCAGTAAGAAATGCTTTTGCAGTTGATATGGCAATGGGTGGTTCTTCAAATACAGTATTACATATGTTAGCAATTGCAAGAGAAGCAGAAGTTGATTTTAACTTAGAAGATATCAATAAAATCTCTAAAAGAGTTTCTCATATTGCTAAAATTTCTCCATCTTTATCTACTGTTCATATGGAAGATATCAACAAAGCTGGTGGTGTAAATGCAGTTATGAAAGAGATGACTAAAAGAGGTGATGATATTTTATTAGACAATCCTACTATTTCAGGAGAAACTCTTTTAGAAAAAATTGCAGATTCATATATCAAAGATACAAATATTATCCATACTATTGATAATCCATACTCAGAAGTTGGGGGATTAGCTATTTTATATGGTAACTTGGCAGAACAAGGTGCTGTTATTAAAACTGCTGGTATTACAGGGGAGAGAGTTTTCACTGGGAAAGCAGTATGTTTTGATGGACAACCAGAAGCTATTGCAGGTATCGTTGGTGGAAAAGTTACACACGGTGATGTAGTAGTTATTAGATATGAAGGTCCAAGAGGTGGTCCAGGTATGCAAGAAATGTTAGCCCCTACTTCTCTTATCATGGGAATGGGAATGGGTGATACTGTTGCACTTATTACTGATGGTAGATTTAGTGGAGCTACAAGAGGAGCATCTATTGGTCACGTATCTCCAGAAGCTGCGGAAGGTGGAATGATTGGTTTACTTAAAGATGGTGATGAGATTCACATCGATGTTGATCAATATATTTTATCTGTAAATTTAAGTGATGAAGAAATTGCAAAAAGAAAAGCAGAATTTATTCCACTTAAAAAACCTCTAACTTCAAAATGGTTAGGACAATATAGAGCACTTGTAACAAATGCAAGTTCTGGTGCAGTTTTAAAAACTGACCTATAA
- a CDS encoding transporter substrate-binding domain-containing protein, whose product MSLFKNINLLLFTIIFSTTLFSKEIILTKKEQDFLKNNPTIILGTDSTWIPYVIKTDTGEISGYDNSILQKVNQYTGANFKLITGKWKNIVQKAKDREIDGLTTSAIHKEREKYFNFSDSYISSYRVLITSKKNPKNIKSIDDLEGKTIAIQEENLSDEKIVKNIKNTKIIKVKDYNKIIELLILGEVDATIGNETLNYYIEEEKLSYIKVISAFENSKLNLVFSIRNDWPEALSILNKGLRAIQKVEKQKIQSQWFLYNNLSENKTIRENDLYKFTKKEFEYIKKNKELTMCIDPDWMPFEKNDKGKHIGMTADYFKLIEKKTTITIKMIPTKSWLQSLAYGKQRKCDIFSLVIPTPEREEYLNFTKPYLEIPLVLATKTNELFINDITAIKNKKMGIVKGYAYGELLRIKYPNLQLVDVRNISDGLEKVSSEELFGFIGSLSTVGYNIQKNHIGQLKIAGKFDDKWKLSIGVRNDIPILTSILDKAISSISSEKHQEILNKWLSVKFEKVSYEYLFEILAFSLVIILAILFINRKLSIEVNKRKEVENYLNLIIKGAGLGTWTWNPQTNKNIINETWANIIGYTKEEIDKKNDYLFFILEEDKKNISKAFEEHFKGNKDTYETEFRMRAKDNSIKWVYSNGSIVQKDEEGKPLLIAGIHQDITEKKELEEAIRKQNDFIIQQSRQAAMGEMLENIAHQWRQPLSVITTSASGVKIKKELDALTEKELLEFMDQILKSGTYLSQTIEDFRAFFRKDKIHTKFTVEELFDKSLQFLKSKIINKNVQIIKSINDKTIYSCENELVQALINIFNNAVDALEKLEKDRYIFIEQYSDETNTTIIIKDNAGGIKEDIIYKIFDPYFTTKHKSQGTGIGLHMTREIIIKHLEGTIESSNEVFEYENKKYKGAQFLIKLPKKQHG is encoded by the coding sequence ATGTCTTTATTTAAAAATATTAACTTATTACTATTCACTATTATTTTTTCTACTACATTATTTTCTAAAGAGATAATACTTACAAAAAAAGAACAAGATTTTTTAAAAAACAATCCAACTATAATATTAGGTACAGATTCTACATGGATACCATATGTAATAAAAACTGATACTGGTGAAATATCAGGCTATGATAATTCTATCTTACAAAAAGTCAACCAATATACTGGTGCAAATTTTAAACTTATAACTGGGAAATGGAAGAATATTGTACAAAAAGCAAAAGATAGAGAAATTGATGGGCTTACAACTAGTGCAATTCATAAAGAAAGAGAAAAATATTTTAACTTTTCAGACTCTTATATAAGTTCTTATAGAGTATTAATAACTTCAAAAAAAAATCCAAAGAATATTAAGTCTATAGACGATTTAGAAGGAAAAACTATTGCCATACAAGAAGAAAACCTTTCTGATGAAAAAATAGTAAAAAATATAAAAAATACAAAGATAATAAAAGTAAAAGATTATAATAAAATTATTGAACTACTTATTTTAGGAGAAGTAGATGCAACTATTGGAAATGAAACATTAAATTATTATATTGAAGAAGAAAAACTCTCTTATATAAAAGTAATTAGTGCTTTTGAAAACTCAAAACTTAATTTAGTATTTTCTATAAGAAATGATTGGCCAGAAGCTTTATCTATTTTAAATAAAGGATTAAGGGCTATTCAAAAAGTAGAAAAACAAAAAATCCAGAGCCAATGGTTTTTATATAATAATCTATCTGAAAACAAAACTATACGAGAGAATGATTTATATAAATTTACAAAAAAAGAATTTGAGTATATAAAGAAAAATAAAGAACTAACTATGTGTATAGATCCAGACTGGATGCCTTTTGAAAAAAATGATAAAGGTAAGCATATAGGAATGACCGCAGATTATTTTAAACTAATTGAAAAAAAGACAACTATTACAATTAAAATGATTCCAACTAAATCGTGGTTACAATCTTTAGCATATGGGAAACAAAGAAAATGTGATATTTTCTCACTAGTAATTCCAACCCCAGAAAGAGAAGAATACTTAAACTTCACAAAACCATATTTAGAAATACCTCTTGTCCTTGCAACAAAAACAAATGAATTGTTTATAAATGATATAACTGCAATTAAAAATAAAAAAATGGGTATTGTAAAAGGATATGCATATGGAGAACTTTTAAGAATAAAATATCCTAATTTACAATTAGTAGATGTACGAAATATTTCTGATGGTTTAGAAAAAGTTAGTTCTGAAGAACTATTTGGATTTATAGGTTCCCTTTCAACTGTGGGATATAATATTCAGAAAAACCATATTGGTCAACTAAAAATAGCCGGAAAATTTGATGATAAATGGAAACTAAGTATAGGAGTTAGAAATGATATACCTATATTAACTTCCATACTGGACAAAGCAATTTCTTCTATATCTTCAGAAAAACACCAAGAAATATTAAATAAATGGCTTTCTGTAAAATTTGAAAAAGTTTCTTATGAATATCTTTTTGAAATATTAGCTTTTTCTTTAGTAATAATTCTAGCCATCCTTTTTATAAATAGAAAACTTTCAATCGAAGTTAACAAAAGAAAAGAAGTGGAAAACTACTTAAACTTAATTATAAAAGGTGCAGGATTAGGTACGTGGACTTGGAATCCTCAAACAAATAAAAATATTATAAATGAAACTTGGGCAAATATCATAGGCTACACAAAAGAAGAAATTGATAAAAAAAATGACTACTTATTTTTTATCTTAGAAGAAGATAAAAAAAATATTAGTAAAGCATTTGAAGAACATTTTAAAGGAAACAAAGATACTTACGAAACAGAATTTAGAATGAGAGCTAAAGATAATTCCATTAAATGGGTATATTCAAATGGTAGTATTGTGCAAAAAGATGAAGAAGGAAAGCCTTTATTAATTGCAGGAATTCATCAAGACATAACAGAAAAAAAAGAACTAGAAGAAGCAATAAGAAAACAAAATGATTTTATTATACAACAATCAAGACAAGCTGCTATGGGAGAAATGCTTGAAAATATTGCACACCAATGGAGACAACCATTATCTGTGATTACGACTTCTGCAAGTGGAGTAAAAATAAAAAAAGAGTTAGATGCACTAACAGAAAAAGAGCTTCTAGAATTTATGGATCAAATACTTAAAAGTGGTACTTATCTATCTCAAACAATAGAAGATTTTAGAGCATTTTTTAGAAAAGATAAAATTCATACTAAATTTACAGTTGAAGAACTTTTTGACAAATCATTACAATTTCTTAAGTCTAAAATAATAAATAAAAATGTACAAATAATAAAATCAATAAATGATAAAACTATCTATTCTTGTGAAAATGAACTAGTTCAAGCTTTAATAAATATTTTTAATAATGCGGTAGATGCATTAGAGAAACTTGAAAAAGATAGATATATCTTTATAGAACAATACTCAGATGAAACAAATACAACTATTATAATAAAAGATAACGCTGGAGGCATAAAAGAAGATATAATCTACAAAATTTTTGATCCATATTTTACAACAAAGCACAAAAGTCAAGGAACAGGAATAGGTTTACATATGACAAGAGAGATAATAATAAAACACTTAGAAGGTACAATTGAAAGTTCTAATGAGGTATTTGAATATGAAAATAAAAAATATAAAGGTGCTCAGTTTTTAATTAAACTTCCTAAAAAACAACATGGTTAA
- a CDS encoding CidA/LrgA family protein — protein sequence MLKGIITLLVFQFLGECLAKLFSLLIPGPVIGMILLLIFLILRKSSFPSLDTAISVHLKYLPLIFIPTAMGIITQFDIIAKEFWAIIISLALGTILALAFSAKLMDYLTIRQEEKS from the coding sequence ATGTTAAAAGGAATCATCACTCTATTAGTATTCCAATTTTTAGGAGAATGCTTAGCAAAACTTTTTTCACTTCTAATTCCAGGGCCAGTTATTGGAATGATTTTACTACTTATATTTCTAATACTTAGAAAAAGTAGCTTCCCTAGTCTTGACACAGCAATATCAGTACATCTTAAATATTTACCACTAATTTTTATACCTACTGCTATGGGGATAATTACACAGTTTGACATTATTGCAAAAGAGTTTTGGGCTATTATAATTTCTTTAGCCTTAGGAACTATACTTGCCCTTGCCTTTAGTGCAAAATTAATGGACTATCTTACAATCAGACAAGAAGAAAAATCATGA
- a CDS encoding cache domain-containing protein yields the protein MQYKNETQILNLIKYGPSLFILIMLIIVTSFLYFEKTNSFEIEKINLQNEYRENRKNEIKNRVYRTYDFAVKTINKTEAELKKSLKDEVYQAYSIIENIYNQNIDKSKEQTIKMIKDALRTLRFNDNRGYFFIFELEGKNILNAGFPNLEGKNLWNYQDLKGTYLLQEMNKILKKSDETYYSWYWNKPTDKEKEYKKVGFFKKFEPFNWFIGTGEYEDEFKNSIENKILGHIRDIRFEKTNYIFVVDYKGNSLVHINPKFEGKNFLNMKDLAGHQIAKDVISIAKKGEGYLQYPGIFNPEKENIELKTSFIKGLEDLNWSIGTGFYEDELKAMIERKRIEYDNKYDNYIANMILICILITFLLLLLSKYISVILEKKFKNYQKEIKKHIEDNTRQHNLLSQKSKMAAMGEMIGNIAHQWRQPLSSISTAATGMKVQKEIGVLSDKLFNDSVDGIMESATFLSRTIDDFSNFFKPDKEENFTNIKKLFQKAIKLVKAQYQTKNIEIIYNIEDIDFLTLENELIQVILNIFNNSRDELVKIENDSFRRLILIDAFEEDGQLIILIKDNAGGIPTDIISRIFEPYFSTKHQSQGTGIGLYMSEEIIVKHLKGKLEALNESFEYDNIKYQGATFRITLDMKEK from the coding sequence ATGCAGTATAAAAATGAAACTCAAATTCTAAATCTTATAAAATATGGTCCTTCATTATTTATCTTAATTATGCTTATTATAGTAACTTCTTTTTTATACTTTGAAAAAACAAATAGTTTTGAAATTGAAAAAATCAATTTACAAAATGAATATAGAGAAAATCGTAAAAATGAGATAAAAAATCGAGTCTATAGAACATACGATTTTGCTGTAAAAACTATAAATAAAACTGAAGCAGAATTGAAAAAATCACTAAAAGATGAAGTTTATCAAGCATATTCTATTATAGAAAATATTTATAATCAAAATATTGATAAATCTAAAGAACAAACAATTAAAATGATAAAAGATGCTCTAAGAACTTTAAGGTTTAATGATAATAGAGGATATTTTTTTATTTTTGAATTAGAAGGAAAAAATATTTTAAATGCGGGTTTTCCTAATCTTGAAGGTAAAAATCTTTGGAATTATCAAGATTTAAAAGGAACCTATCTTCTTCAAGAAATGAATAAAATATTAAAAAAGAGTGATGAAACATATTATAGTTGGTATTGGAATAAGCCAACAGATAAAGAGAAAGAATATAAGAAGGTAGGATTTTTTAAAAAGTTTGAACCTTTTAATTGGTTCATCGGTACAGGAGAATATGAAGATGAATTTAAAAACTCTATTGAAAATAAGATATTGGGTCACATAAGAGATATTCGCTTTGAAAAAACAAATTATATATTTGTAGTAGATTATAAAGGGAATTCACTTGTTCACATAAATCCTAAGTTTGAAGGTAAAAACTTTTTAAATATGAAAGATTTAGCAGGTCATCAAATTGCTAAAGATGTTATATCTATTGCTAAAAAAGGAGAAGGATATTTACAATATCCAGGAATATTTAATCCAGAAAAAGAAAATATAGAATTAAAAACTTCCTTCATAAAGGGTTTAGAGGATTTAAATTGGTCAATTGGGACAGGTTTTTATGAAGATGAATTAAAGGCGATGATTGAAAGAAAAAGGATAGAGTACGATAATAAATATGACAATTATATAGCTAATATGATACTAATTTGTATTCTTATAACTTTTTTATTATTATTGCTATCAAAATATATTTCAGTGATTTTGGAAAAAAAATTTAAAAACTATCAAAAAGAGATAAAAAAACATATAGAAGATAATACTAGACAACATAATTTACTTTCTCAAAAATCAAAAATGGCAGCAATGGGAGAAATGATAGGAAATATAGCACATCAGTGGAGACAGCCTTTATCTTCCATATCAACTGCTGCAACAGGGATGAAAGTACAAAAAGAAATTGGAGTATTAAGTGATAAACTTTTTAATGATTCTGTTGATGGAATAATGGAATCAGCAACTTTTTTATCTAGAACAATAGATGATTTTAGTAATTTCTTTAAACCAGATAAAGAAGAGAATTTTACTAATATAAAAAAGCTTTTTCAAAAGGCTATTAAATTAGTAAAAGCACAATATCAAACTAAAAATATAGAGATAATTTATAATATTGAAGATATAGATTTTCTTACACTTGAAAATGAATTAATACAAGTGATTCTAAATATATTTAATAATTCACGTGATGAATTGGTAAAAATTGAAAATGATAGTTTTCGAAGATTAATATTAATAGATGCTTTTGAAGAAGATGGACAATTAATAATTTTAATAAAAGATAATGCAGGAGGTATTCCTACTGATATTATTTCAAGAATTTTTGAACCATATTTTAGTACTAAACATCAGTCCCAAGGTACAGGAATTGGGCTTTATATGAGTGAAGAAATTATCGTAAAACATTTAAAAGGAAAGTTAGAGGCTTTAAATGAAAGCTTTGAATATGATAATATAAAATATCAAGGTGCTACTTTTAGAATAACATTAGATATGAAAGAAAAATAA
- a CDS encoding PAS domain-containing protein, translating into MTKLKAISLTILLIIIGAFLSAYYVYVSVNSQHDLSKKMLLQEARAHFDNIVVTRSWNDKHNGVYIKARDDLRPNKYLLDNHDYTENGELLVKVNHSWMTRQISELLNIRSKYNYKITSLNPLNPDNRANKFEKKALEKFEKEKILEYSAFNKSGTKFNYIGALKVTQSCLQCHALQGYMLGDIRGGIRVTIPTFEYRDFNNQIEVKKRYIYMFIIIISLILALILIWFINSIFSKHETIIKMSKKHEILSQRYEYAINGSYDGLWDWDLLTNKVYFSKIWKGMLGYQEHELANSLETWEWLVHPDDFEQARQDIKANHEGKTHYYENIHRLKHKDGYWVWILDRGRTIFEDGTPIRMVGFHTDITKQKELELTLKQSQKNLEKAEKMANLGHWRLDIKTKKLMVSSSIKDILGLDEKDKIDVNDLLKTLVHDDDKERVLNKYLSSIKKGKPYRIEYKIVRKNDKEIRYVDCNVEHIKDRNGKDITSIGTIQDVTEFALVQNELFILRQAVEQAPITFVITDIDGYIQYVNPAFTKVTGYSAQEAIGKNPRILKSDFIEDKEYANLWQTISNGKTWSGTFRNIDKNGEEFWELAFISPIISEKDNQIKNYLAIKQEITKEVYLKRELKDKEELMIAQSRHAAMGEMISMIAHQWRQPISVVGMGANNILADIELDMVDNETLKENAEDIINQTQYLSQTIEDFRNFFKPDKEKEILTIKSIFAEALGVIGKTLENNNIELEEEYSSDAKIETFSREVLQVFINIIKNAKEVLIENNIEEKVIKINEYLDKDKVVIEISDNAGGIPKHILEKIFDPYFTTKNELAGTGLGLYMSKTIVEKHLNGTIRAYNKDDGACFEIVFKAYKEE; encoded by the coding sequence ATGACCAAATTAAAAGCTATTAGTTTAACGATTCTTTTGATTATAATAGGTGCTTTTTTATCAGCTTATTATGTTTATGTTTCGGTTAACTCACAACACGATTTATCTAAAAAAATGCTATTGCAAGAAGCACGTGCACATTTTGATAATATTGTTGTAACAAGAAGTTGGAATGATAAACATAATGGGGTTTATATAAAAGCAAGAGATGATTTAAGACCTAATAAATATTTGTTGGATAATCATGACTATACTGAAAATGGAGAGCTTCTTGTAAAAGTGAATCATTCTTGGATGACAAGACAAATATCTGAGTTATTAAATATTAGAAGTAAATATAATTATAAAATCACTAGTTTAAATCCATTAAATCCAGATAATCGTGCAAATAAATTCGAAAAAAAAGCTTTAGAAAAATTTGAAAAAGAAAAAATTCTTGAATATTCGGCTTTTAATAAAAGTGGAACAAAATTTAATTATATTGGAGCACTAAAGGTTACTCAATCTTGTTTACAATGTCATGCCTTACAAGGCTATATGTTAGGAGATATTAGAGGAGGAATTCGAGTAACAATTCCTACTTTTGAGTATAGAGATTTTAATAATCAAATAGAGGTGAAAAAAAGATATATTTATATGTTTATTATAATCATTTCTTTGATATTGGCTTTAATTTTGATTTGGTTTATAAATAGTATTTTTTCGAAGCATGAAACAATTATAAAAATGTCTAAGAAACATGAAATATTATCTCAAAGATACGAATACGCGATTAATGGTTCTTATGATGGTTTATGGGATTGGGATTTATTAACAAATAAAGTATACTTTTCAAAAATTTGGAAGGGTATGTTAGGTTATCAAGAACATGAGTTAGCAAATTCTTTGGAAACATGGGAATGGCTAGTGCATCCTGATGATTTTGAACAAGCTAGACAAGATATAAAAGCTAATCATGAAGGTAAAACTCATTATTATGAAAATATTCATAGATTAAAACATAAAGATGGTTATTGGGTTTGGATTTTAGATAGAGGAAGAACTATTTTTGAAGATGGTACTCCTATTAGAATGGTTGGTTTTCATACTGATATTACAAAACAAAAAGAGTTAGAACTTACATTAAAACAGAGTCAGAAGAATCTTGAAAAAGCTGAAAAAATGGCAAACCTTGGTCATTGGCGATTAGATATAAAAACGAAAAAACTAATGGTTTCTTCTTCTATAAAAGATATTTTGGGTCTTGATGAGAAGGATAAAATAGATGTTAACGATTTATTAAAGACTTTAGTACATGATGATGATAAAGAGAGAGTACTGAATAAATATTTAAGTTCTATTAAAAAGGGAAAACCTTATCGAATAGAATATAAAATTGTGAGAAAAAATGACAAAGAAATAAGGTATGTTGATTGTAATGTGGAACACATAAAAGACAGAAATGGTAAAGATATCACTTCAATAGGAACCATCCAAGATGTAACAGAATTTGCATTAGTTCAAAATGAATTATTTATTTTAAGACAAGCCGTGGAACAAGCACCAATTACTTTTGTAATTACAGATATTGATGGATACATACAATATGTTAACCCAGCATTTACCAAAGTAACAGGATATAGTGCCCAAGAAGCAATTGGTAAAAATCCAAGAATTTTAAAATCAGATTTTATTGAAGATAAAGAGTATGCTAATCTTTGGCAAACAATATCAAATGGTAAAACTTGGAGTGGAACTTTTAGAAATATTGATAAAAACGGAGAGGAGTTTTGGGAGTTAGCTTTTATCTCTCCTATAATTTCTGAAAAAGATAATCAAATAAAAAACTATTTAGCTATAAAACAAGAGATTACAAAAGAGGTTTATTTAAAACGAGAGTTAAAAGATAAAGAAGAATTAATGATTGCCCAATCTAGACACGCTGCGATGGGGGAAATGATTAGTATGATAGCTCACCAATGGAGACAACCAATATCTGTTGTTGGAATGGGTGCAAATAATATACTTGCTGATATAGAACTTGATATGGTTGATAATGAAACTTTAAAAGAAAATGCTGAAGATATTATAAATCAAACTCAATACTTGTCTCAAACTATTGAAGATTTTAGAAACTTCTTTAAACCAGATAAAGAGAAAGAGATATTAACAATTAAATCTATTTTTGCTGAAGCTTTAGGAGTTATTGGCAAAACTTTAGAAAATAATAATATTGAATTAGAAGAAGAATATAGTTCAGATGCTAAAATTGAAACTTTTTCAAGGGAAGTTCTTCAAGTATTTATTAATATTATTAAGAATGCAAAAGAAGTATTAATTGAAAATAATATAGAAGAAAAAGTTATAAAAATAAATGAATATTTAGATAAAGATAAGGTTGTCATAGAGATTAGTGATAATGCGGGAGGAATTCCTAAGCATATTCTTGAAAAAATATTTGATCCATATTTTACTACAAAAAATGAACTAGCAGGGACAGGTTTAGGTCTTTATATGTCTAAAACAATTGTAGAGAAACATTTAAATGGAACGATTAGAGCCTACAATAAAGATGATGGTGCATGTTTTGAAATAGTGTTTAAAGCTTATAAGGAAGAATAA
- a CDS encoding LrgB family protein, giving the protein MNFDALIEYINTTPLTWLILTLVSYKFGIIIYTKFNKHTLLQPIIISYIIILTTVLITDTPYKDYFKSVEIINFFLGPATVSLALPLFNNLKHIKALFIPIIITLSITVLFSIAITASLLWILDAQLATILSMTTKSVTAPIAIITSEQIGAIPSLAIGFVIITGILGAILGTSIFKFMKIKHDSSKGFALGIISHAIGTARAIEISERAAAFSALAMGIGGIFTAIILPLLISFLP; this is encoded by the coding sequence ATGAATTTTGATGCATTAATAGAATATATAAATACAACTCCATTAACTTGGCTTATACTAACATTGGTTTCATACAAATTTGGAATTATAATCTATACAAAATTTAATAAACATACTTTATTACAACCTATTATCATTTCATATATTATTATTCTAACTACTGTATTAATAACAGATACTCCATATAAAGATTATTTTAAAAGTGTAGAAATAATCAATTTTTTTTTAGGACCAGCAACTGTATCTTTAGCTTTACCATTATTTAACAATTTAAAACATATTAAAGCACTATTTATACCTATTATAATAACACTTAGTATTACAGTGTTATTTTCTATAGCTATTACAGCTAGTTTATTATGGATATTAGATGCACAATTAGCAACTATACTATCAATGACTACAAAATCAGTAACAGCACCTATTGCTATTATAACATCAGAACAAATTGGAGCTATCCCTTCTCTTGCTATTGGGTTTGTTATTATTACGGGAATCCTTGGGGCTATATTGGGAACATCTATTTTTAAATTTATGAAAATCAAACATGATAGCTCAAAAGGTTTTGCACTAGGAATAATCTCTCATGCAATAGGAACAGCAAGAGCAATTGAAATAAGTGAAAGAGCAGCAGCTTTTTCTGCTTTAGCAATGGGAATAGGAGGTATTTTTACTGCAATTATACTACCTCTTTTAATAAGTTTTCTCCCATAA